Proteins co-encoded in one Dethiosulfovibrio salsuginis genomic window:
- the tnpA gene encoding IS66 family insertion sequence element accessory protein TnpA, translating into MMTNQEAKLAETLKIWTDHINDCRSSGMTVRAWCKSKGIHVHTYYYRQNQVRKAACKEAQQQERKTSVFA; encoded by the coding sequence AGCTAGCAGAGACCTTAAAGATCTGGACAGATCATATCAATGACTGTCGGTCCAGCGGAATGACCGTAAGGGCCTGGTGCAAATCCAAGGGAATCCACGTTCATACCTATTATTACCGCCAAAACCAGGTCCGCAAAGCTGCCTGCAAAGAGGCGCAACAGCAGGAGCGTAAGACATCGGTATTTGCCGA